Proteins encoded together in one Nitratireductor basaltis window:
- a CDS encoding GntR family transcriptional regulator, which yields MAVETFSSAQVVDLVPRQSNRRSHAVFVALQKEIVLGVLKPDQVLTELDLAERFNCSQGTVREALLQLSEEGLVNRQPHRGTRVAPCRSHDARALLQIRREVECGYLSRVLERTDDALLARLRELLDGMRNAARDNDEYRLSVHDRAFHLTLFETADLALVTPILARCLIHNHRFKILNSKPNRALVETAERHLPIIAALEQRDEGGLHQVLSHHIATIVDLGPDLTLGEGSAR from the coding sequence ATGGCAGTCGAAACCTTCAGCAGTGCCCAGGTGGTTGATCTCGTCCCGCGGCAGTCCAATCGGCGTAGCCACGCGGTGTTTGTCGCGCTGCAGAAAGAAATCGTCCTTGGCGTGCTGAAGCCCGACCAGGTGCTGACGGAGCTTGATCTGGCAGAACGCTTCAATTGCAGTCAGGGGACCGTACGCGAGGCATTGTTGCAGCTGAGCGAGGAAGGACTTGTCAATCGGCAGCCACATCGCGGTACCCGCGTCGCTCCCTGTCGAAGTCACGATGCGCGGGCCTTGCTTCAGATACGGCGCGAAGTCGAGTGCGGCTATCTCTCCCGCGTGCTGGAGCGCACCGATGACGCGCTTCTCGCACGGTTGCGGGAGCTGCTCGACGGAATGCGCAATGCCGCGCGCGACAATGACGAGTACCGTCTGTCCGTCCATGATCGGGCATTTCATCTCACGCTGTTCGAGACAGCGGACCTGGCTCTGGTCACGCCGATCCTGGCGCGCTGCCTCATTCACAATCACCGGTTCAAGATCCTGAATTCGAAGCCCAACCGGGCGCTGGTCGAGACAGCCGAGCGTCATCTGCCGATCATCGCTGCCTTGGAGCAGCGCGATGAAGGCGGGCTGCATCAGGTTCTGTCGCACCACATCGCCACGATCGTGGATCTAGGGCCTGATCTGACCCTGGGCGAGGGGAGTGCCCGATGA
- a CDS encoding alpha/beta hydrolase, translated as MSAPSPGMKALLDRLSVEDAGLPDPTTLPAFQGRALAALSNLRWNENLPEMAEARTVSIADMAARWVVPPKGSGDRVILYVHGGGWAFCSAATHEGAARRLALACEAPVLSLEYRLAPEHPFPAGLQDVLEAWSARSRDRRWTLAGDSAGANLALAAMLQMQQEDLPECALLFYGVYGADFSTPSYRKYADGPGLSRAKMMRYWDWYASHEQRGDPQVAPLGASDAQLSRLPPLYLNAAEIDPLHSDTEALAERLAALGRSDRFDHVEGVVHGFMQMGAFLPEAREAFRKAGAFFKDVPHEFRSTHNREEIS; from the coding sequence ATGAGCGCGCCCAGTCCCGGTATGAAGGCGCTTCTCGACAGGCTTTCCGTAGAGGATGCAGGCCTGCCCGATCCTACCACGCTGCCCGCGTTCCAGGGGCGCGCCCTTGCCGCCTTGAGCAATCTTCGGTGGAACGAAAACCTCCCCGAGATGGCCGAAGCCAGAACTGTTTCCATTGCCGATATGGCCGCCCGATGGGTGGTGCCTCCGAAGGGGTCTGGCGACAGGGTGATACTTTACGTTCATGGAGGCGGCTGGGCGTTCTGTTCGGCTGCAACCCACGAAGGTGCCGCGCGCAGGCTGGCGCTTGCCTGCGAGGCACCCGTCCTGAGCCTGGAGTACCGTCTGGCTCCCGAGCACCCGTTCCCGGCAGGGCTGCAGGATGTGCTTGAAGCGTGGTCGGCACGCAGTCGTGATCGCCGCTGGACGCTGGCGGGTGACAGCGCCGGGGCAAATCTTGCGCTTGCTGCGATGCTCCAGATGCAACAGGAAGACCTGCCCGAGTGCGCGCTGCTGTTCTACGGGGTTTACGGAGCCGATTTCAGCACGCCGTCCTACAGGAAATACGCGGATGGTCCGGGTCTCAGCCGCGCGAAGATGATGCGTTACTGGGACTGGTATGCCTCACACGAACAGCGCGGCGATCCACAGGTCGCACCGCTTGGTGCCAGCGATGCACAGCTGTCGCGGCTTCCACCACTTTACCTGAACGCGGCGGAAATCGACCCGCTGCATTCGGACACCGAGGCATTGGCCGAAAGGTTGGCGGCGCTTGGGCGCTCCGACCGTTTCGATCACGTGGAGGGCGTGGTCCACGGCTTCATGCAAATGGGCGCTTTTCTTCCGGAGGCGAGGGAAGCCTTCCGCAAGGCGGGAGCCTTTTTCAAAGACGTGCCGCACGAGTTTCGCAGCACGCACAACAGGGAGGAGATATCATGA
- a CDS encoding ABC transporter substrate-binding protein: MRMLKVLTLASAMALSAGLAHADSTVRFWYHFDNADNPMDALVEKFEAANPGITVEAENVPWNSYYDQLYTSIIGGNAPDAAMVKMFALPRLAEMGALEPLDAMLESWDGTANLQDNLLELTKGPDGKHYYLPVQYVVLYLYYRTDMFEELGLSVPKTCDEFREAAKALTRDTDGDGQIDTYGFGMRGGKGGHDHWATFTLSREGVTLEEGLDSEAGVAGTQYVVDLFRQDEVFPPSAPNDGFQEIIGAFKAGKTAMTIHHIGSANGMVEALGDKVSAAPVPECGGGRWTGFGDESTAILSSAEDKEAAWKWISFLSSEGNNTTFNEATGQLPVVKADSENWSLHPQRFVKATVDSLPFAELLPNVPETSDFVNTVWPVSMQRALTGEITAEEMNAEISELFAK; this comes from the coding sequence ATGAGAATGCTTAAAGTCCTGACGCTCGCGTCAGCAATGGCCCTGAGTGCCGGGTTGGCGCATGCCGACAGCACCGTGCGCTTCTGGTACCACTTCGACAATGCAGACAACCCCATGGATGCGTTGGTCGAAAAGTTTGAGGCTGCCAATCCGGGCATCACCGTGGAAGCGGAAAACGTGCCGTGGAACAGCTATTACGACCAGCTCTACACTTCGATCATCGGCGGCAATGCACCTGATGCCGCGATGGTGAAGATGTTCGCTCTGCCGCGGCTGGCCGAAATGGGAGCGCTGGAACCTCTTGATGCCATGCTCGAGAGCTGGGACGGGACCGCAAACCTCCAGGACAATCTACTGGAACTGACCAAGGGCCCCGACGGGAAGCACTACTATCTTCCGGTGCAATATGTGGTCCTGTATCTCTACTACCGGACCGACATGTTCGAGGAACTGGGTCTTTCCGTTCCAAAGACCTGCGACGAGTTTCGTGAGGCGGCGAAAGCCCTGACGCGCGACACCGACGGGGACGGACAGATCGATACCTACGGTTTCGGAATGCGCGGCGGCAAGGGTGGGCACGATCATTGGGCCACTTTTACGCTTTCGCGTGAAGGCGTCACGCTGGAAGAAGGACTGGATTCGGAAGCGGGAGTGGCTGGCACGCAGTATGTCGTTGACCTGTTCCGTCAGGACGAAGTGTTCCCTCCATCCGCACCGAATGATGGCTTCCAGGAGATCATCGGCGCCTTCAAGGCAGGCAAGACCGCGATGACCATCCACCATATCGGCAGTGCCAACGGCATGGTTGAAGCACTGGGCGACAAGGTCAGTGCCGCTCCCGTACCGGAATGTGGTGGTGGCCGCTGGACCGGCTTTGGCGACGAAAGCACCGCCATTCTTTCGAGTGCAGAAGACAAGGAAGCAGCCTGGAAGTGGATCTCCTTCCTTTCTTCGGAAGGTAACAACACCACTTTCAACGAAGCGACGGGTCAGCTCCCCGTGGTCAAGGCTGACAGCGAGAACTGGAGCCTGCATCCGCAGCGTTTCGTGAAGGCCACTGTCGACAGCCTTCCCTTCGCGGAACTCTTGCCGAACGTGCCGGAGACCTCCGATTTCGTGAACACGGTATGGCCGGTCTCGATGCAACGTGCGCTCACAGGTGAGATCACGGCAGAAGAGATGAATGCCGAGATCAGCGAGTTGTTCGCGAAGTAG
- a CDS encoding carbohydrate ABC transporter permease, which translates to MSDLTVLAGPSRPRRNLAREIMPYAMLTPAVLVTLAIVFLPMVQTAWMSLHEYVLFRPNDFVWVGLENFKAALQDEVFWISLRHTIIWMATTIPAQLLLGLITALLLNQDFPWRPVARALIIIPWALPSVVIALMWVWIYDSNYGVANEFLLRLGLIQRAVPWLADPDTALAAIILTLTWQGFPFFAVMILAGLQSIPRSYYEAASIDGASAWRQFWHITLPGISGVMMTAVLLRMIWVANSFDVIFVMTGGGPGYATYTLPLYAFVKARTNLDFGYGSALAVLFTMLLMVVVLFYLRRTRKAMD; encoded by the coding sequence ATGAGTGACCTAACCGTACTAGCGGGGCCATCGCGGCCGCGCCGGAACCTCGCGCGCGAGATCATGCCCTATGCGATGCTCACGCCAGCCGTTCTGGTGACGCTTGCCATCGTCTTCCTGCCCATGGTGCAGACGGCGTGGATGAGCCTCCACGAATATGTGCTCTTCCGGCCGAACGATTTCGTTTGGGTCGGGCTGGAAAACTTCAAGGCGGCGCTTCAGGACGAGGTCTTCTGGATTTCGCTCAGGCATACCATCATCTGGATGGCCACGACCATTCCAGCGCAGCTGCTGCTCGGCTTGATAACGGCACTTCTGCTCAATCAGGACTTTCCCTGGCGCCCGGTCGCACGTGCCCTCATCATCATCCCCTGGGCGCTGCCATCGGTCGTGATCGCACTGATGTGGGTGTGGATCTATGACAGCAATTACGGGGTGGCCAACGAGTTCCTGCTGCGTCTCGGGCTCATACAGCGTGCCGTGCCCTGGTTGGCCGATCCCGATACGGCTCTTGCAGCGATCATCCTGACGCTGACATGGCAGGGTTTCCCGTTTTTCGCGGTCATGATCCTTGCGGGATTGCAGTCGATCCCGCGCAGCTATTACGAGGCGGCATCCATTGATGGCGCGTCGGCGTGGCGGCAGTTCTGGCACATCACCTTGCCCGGAATATCCGGTGTGATGATGACCGCCGTGCTGTTGCGCATGATCTGGGTCGCCAACAGCTTCGACGTGATCTTTGTCATGACCGGCGGCGGTCCGGGCTACGCGACCTATACCCTGCCGCTCTACGCTTTCGTCAAGGCGCGCACAAATCTCGATTTCGGCTACGGATCAGCTCTGGCAGTCCTGTTCACGATGCTGCTCATGGTGGTCGTGCTGTTCTATCTCCGGCGTACCAGAAAGGCGATGGACTGA
- a CDS encoding carbohydrate ABC transporter permease → MALHTRPLHKRILLVELPMLAILIFTLGPYLWMFLTSVSDEATLFTEGPSIWNATLENYSRLFRTVGFGSNLLDSFIVALGTVAVGLSLSVTAAYAFSRFNFRGKRILMLQFLLINMFPLVLLILPLFVLMRVLGLLDTHLALIIANSTIAIPFSIWMMVSYMNGIPRSLDEAAMTDGCTRLQALRRVVLPLCMPGIIATGIYIFITAWNEYLYALTLGGRNVRTITVAVQTLIGEYEVQWGLLTAGGIVGAMPATVLFLLVQRRLISGLTQGAVKG, encoded by the coding sequence ATGGCCCTTCACACGCGTCCCCTGCATAAACGGATATTGCTGGTCGAGCTGCCGATGCTCGCAATCCTGATATTCACGCTCGGCCCCTATCTGTGGATGTTTCTCACCTCGGTCAGCGATGAAGCGACACTGTTCACCGAAGGCCCTTCCATCTGGAACGCGACGCTTGAAAACTATTCCCGCCTGTTCCGCACTGTCGGGTTCGGCTCAAATCTGCTGGACAGCTTCATTGTTGCACTGGGAACGGTAGCGGTGGGACTGTCCCTCAGCGTGACAGCCGCCTACGCCTTCTCGCGTTTCAATTTTCGCGGCAAACGCATCCTGATGCTGCAGTTCCTGCTCATCAACATGTTCCCGCTCGTGCTTCTCATCCTGCCGCTCTTCGTCCTCATGCGCGTCCTGGGGCTGTTGGATACGCATCTGGCCCTGATCATCGCCAACTCCACCATCGCCATACCGTTCTCCATCTGGATGATGGTCAGCTACATGAACGGCATTCCGCGCTCATTGGACGAGGCTGCAATGACGGATGGCTGCACGCGTCTGCAGGCGCTGCGACGGGTGGTCCTGCCGCTTTGCATGCCGGGCATCATTGCCACGGGCATCTACATCTTCATCACCGCCTGGAACGAATATCTCTACGCACTGACACTCGGCGGACGGAACGTGCGCACCATCACTGTGGCCGTGCAGACACTCATCGGTGAATACGAGGTGCAGTGGGGCTTGCTGACAGCGGGCGGCATTGTCGGTGCCATGCCTGCCACCGTGCTCTTCCTTCTGGTGCAACGACGTCTCATCTCGGGCCTGACTCAGGGCGCAGTCAAAGGCTAG
- a CDS encoding sugar phosphate isomerase/epimerase family protein, protein MENPIGIISMQFTRPFTGADLHYFSRAADLGFDFVELLVPEPEDKLPLSDARKAAEDAGIFLVLAARVNPQRSIASDDEAARAGGLDYLKHTVDVAAELGARIVGGPLYGEPMVFAGRPPVPRSDDEIAVRAERTVSGLSQVAPRARAAGVTFALEALNRFETDIVSTTRQCVEVVDAVNDEGLGVMLDTFHMNMEDRSIPDAIRLAGDRIVHFQANENHRGHPGTGHLDWPAIMRALHQVGYAGPISLEPFRRADDRVALPIAHWRAPREDEGPKLRAGLGVIRNALSLAGVDQ, encoded by the coding sequence TTGGAAAACCCTATAGGTATCATTTCCATGCAGTTCACGCGGCCATTCACGGGCGCGGACCTGCACTATTTCAGCCGCGCGGCTGATCTTGGTTTCGATTTCGTGGAACTGCTTGTTCCCGAGCCCGAGGACAAACTGCCCTTGTCGGATGCCAGAAAGGCTGCCGAAGATGCCGGGATTTTTCTCGTATTGGCGGCCCGCGTAAATCCGCAACGCTCCATCGCCTCCGACGATGAGGCAGCGCGCGCCGGTGGACTGGACTACCTGAAGCATACGGTCGATGTGGCCGCAGAACTGGGCGCAAGGATCGTCGGCGGCCCGCTTTATGGCGAGCCGATGGTGTTTGCCGGGCGCCCTCCGGTGCCACGCAGCGATGATGAGATAGCGGTGCGTGCCGAACGTACCGTGTCAGGTCTGTCGCAAGTGGCTCCACGTGCAAGGGCTGCCGGCGTGACCTTCGCATTGGAGGCGCTGAACAGGTTCGAGACCGACATCGTTTCCACGACACGCCAATGTGTGGAGGTCGTCGACGCGGTGAATGATGAGGGCCTTGGCGTGATGCTCGACACATTCCACATGAACATGGAAGACCGCTCCATTCCCGATGCGATCCGCCTGGCGGGCGACCGAATTGTTCATTTTCAGGCCAACGAAAATCACCGTGGCCATCCGGGGACGGGGCACCTCGACTGGCCTGCAATCATGCGTGCGCTCCACCAGGTCGGTTACGCGGGCCCGATCTCGCTCGAACCGTTCCGTCGTGCAGACGACCGGGTCGCGCTTCCCATAGCCCACTGGCGAGCGCCGCGTGAGGATGAGGGCCCCAAGCTGCGCGCCGGGTTGGGCGTAATCCGCAATGCGCTATCGCTGGCAGGAGTGGATCAATGA
- a CDS encoding Gfo/Idh/MocA family protein, with product MINIGWIGCGRHARQMLLPQLGRNDIRIAALCDQDHAALTRTAHEYGVSATFGDFRELINAPGLDAIGMAVGPQLHEAATIAALRKGLPVFQEKPPAATAEGARQVAAAAVKARKPVVTGFMKRYSTGNKIARNVIEGGNFGAIHGVTATYMTAPTYFVGEPDYTGFFLHHCVHYMDLIPWFMGEDFGDMNVRAVSPTPGKLLLHLNFTANSGTIGNIVMGTIQSRGTPMEEIRIMGDHARLHVDNVIDVALYRDPPFKADDPAATLDPACDTMVWRPNFTAAANEDHKGYAALLADAAAVLKGEDRSAPDIGDGVRAMERLERMIAQIDV from the coding sequence ATGATCAATATTGGCTGGATCGGTTGCGGCCGTCATGCACGGCAGATGCTTCTGCCGCAACTTGGACGCAACGATATTCGCATCGCGGCTTTGTGCGATCAGGACCATGCCGCACTGACGCGGACTGCCCACGAATATGGAGTGAGTGCCACTTTCGGCGACTTTCGCGAACTCATCAACGCGCCGGGCCTAGACGCGATCGGCATGGCGGTGGGACCGCAGTTGCACGAAGCCGCAACCATTGCCGCTCTTCGCAAGGGTCTCCCCGTCTTTCAGGAAAAGCCGCCTGCTGCGACGGCCGAAGGTGCCCGGCAGGTTGCTGCCGCAGCCGTCAAGGCCCGCAAGCCGGTGGTCACCGGTTTCATGAAACGGTACTCGACCGGCAACAAGATCGCCCGCAACGTGATTGAAGGTGGCAATTTCGGCGCGATCCATGGCGTAACCGCAACCTATATGACAGCTCCGACCTATTTCGTCGGGGAACCGGACTACACCGGGTTCTTCCTGCATCACTGCGTCCACTATATGGACCTGATCCCCTGGTTCATGGGCGAGGACTTCGGCGACATGAATGTGCGCGCCGTTTCCCCCACGCCGGGCAAGCTGCTCCTGCATCTTAATTTCACGGCCAATAGCGGCACGATTGGAAATATCGTGATGGGCACGATCCAGTCCCGTGGTACGCCAATGGAAGAAATTCGCATCATGGGCGATCACGCGCGCCTTCATGTGGACAATGTGATCGATGTCGCTCTCTACCGGGATCCGCCATTCAAGGCAGATGATCCAGCTGCCACGCTCGATCCGGCTTGCGACACGATGGTCTGGCGGCCCAATTTCACAGCAGCCGCGAATGAGGATCACAAGGGCTATGCAGCGCTGCTTGCCGATGCTGCCGCAGTTCTCAAGGGCGAAGATCGTTCGGCGCCGGACATTGGCGATGGCGTCCGGGCGATGGAGCGATTGGAGCGCATGATAGCGCAGATTGACGTATAG
- a CDS encoding GntR family transcriptional regulator, whose protein sequence is MGETLSTTTPENKPQSQTQRAVMLLREMVISNKLLPGSNHLEAELAEMLGMSRTPVREAAIILEGQGLVEVRPRRGIRILPISPKDMEEIYSILTELESLAAHDLALKGLSEDELDELRSHIDDMEKALGRDDRQLWAQVDDRFHRRLIQLAGNRRLESIVSTYSDQVHRARLLTLYIRPAPHKSNADHRALVEAIAAGKADEAREIHRQHRIKAKELMIELIASHGFSAI, encoded by the coding sequence ATGGGCGAGACGCTTTCGACCACAACACCGGAGAACAAGCCGCAATCGCAGACACAGCGTGCGGTGATGCTTCTGCGTGAGATGGTGATCTCGAACAAGCTCCTGCCCGGCTCCAACCATCTGGAGGCGGAACTGGCCGAAATGCTTGGCATGTCGCGTACGCCCGTGCGTGAAGCAGCCATCATTCTTGAAGGTCAGGGGCTTGTGGAAGTGCGCCCGCGCCGCGGCATCCGCATTCTGCCGATCTCGCCCAAGGACATGGAAGAGATCTATTCGATCCTCACCGAGCTTGAATCGCTTGCCGCGCATGACCTGGCCCTAAAGGGTCTGAGCGAAGATGAGCTCGACGAGTTGCGCAGCCATATCGATGATATGGAGAAGGCGCTTGGGCGTGATGACCGCCAGCTCTGGGCGCAGGTGGATGACCGCTTCCACCGCCGCCTGATCCAGCTTGCCGGCAACAGGCGGCTCGAAAGCATCGTTTCAACCTATTCCGACCAGGTGCATCGCGCCCGCCTGCTGACGCTCTATATCCGCCCTGCTCCGCACAAATCCAACGCCGACCACCGCGCTCTGGTGGAAGCCATTGCCGCCGGCAAGGCCGACGAGGCCCGCGAAATCCACCGCCAGCATCGGATAAAGGCCAAGGAGCTCATGATCGAGCTCATCGCCTCCCACGGCTTCAGCGCGATCTGA
- a CDS encoding Gfo/Idh/MocA family protein encodes MTLSVAVIGAGYFAGFHVEAWQRNPDVALKALIDLDRRKAENLLTEHGARQAVVAERLPEEGGFDIIDIAAPPVAHAELVRQALRTDARAIICQKPFCTSLEEAEAVTDEARKAGKLLVIHENFRFQPWYRVMRREIENGRIGQLYQVTFRLRPGDGQGAEAYLSRQPYFQKMERFLVHETAVHWIDTFRFLLGEPEDVFADLRKLNSVIAGEDAGYFIYRFGDGRRALFDGNRLADHAADNPRLTMGECLVEGSEGTIALDGFGRLTSRRRGAKEWQEIPLEFDKSRFGGDCVYFLQQHVSDHLLNGSAIENDAASYLRNIQIENAIYHSAETGSMVSLGPK; translated from the coding sequence ATGACGCTTTCGGTTGCCGTCATAGGTGCAGGCTATTTTGCCGGCTTCCATGTTGAAGCCTGGCAGCGCAATCCGGACGTCGCACTCAAGGCGCTTATCGATCTTGACCGGCGCAAGGCTGAAAACCTTTTGACGGAACATGGGGCAAGGCAGGCAGTTGTGGCGGAGCGCCTGCCCGAGGAGGGCGGATTCGACATCATCGACATCGCTGCTCCGCCCGTCGCCCATGCTGAACTGGTACGTCAGGCGCTTCGCACCGACGCACGAGCGATCATCTGCCAGAAGCCCTTTTGCACCTCGCTTGAGGAAGCCGAAGCTGTTACCGACGAAGCGCGGAAGGCTGGCAAGCTGCTCGTGATCCACGAGAATTTCCGCTTCCAGCCCTGGTACCGCGTCATGCGCCGCGAGATCGAGAACGGGCGCATCGGGCAGCTCTATCAGGTGACCTTCCGTCTGCGCCCCGGCGACGGACAGGGAGCGGAAGCCTATTTGTCACGACAGCCCTATTTCCAGAAGATGGAGCGCTTCCTGGTGCACGAGACCGCGGTGCACTGGATCGACACTTTCCGATTCCTGTTGGGCGAGCCGGAGGATGTGTTCGCCGATCTGCGCAAGCTCAATTCGGTGATTGCCGGCGAAGACGCCGGCTATTTCATCTACCGTTTCGGCGACGGAAGGCGCGCGCTCTTCGATGGAAACCGCCTTGCCGATCACGCGGCCGACAATCCGCGCCTGACCATGGGCGAATGCCTCGTTGAAGGCAGCGAAGGCACGATCGCGCTCGACGGTTTCGGCAGGCTCACCTCACGCAGGCGCGGTGCGAAGGAATGGCAAGAAATCCCGCTCGAATTCGACAAAAGCCGTTTTGGCGGTGACTGCGTCTATTTCCTGCAGCAGCATGTTAGCGATCATCTGCTCAACGGCAGCGCCATCGAGAATGATGCCGCTTCCTATCTGCGCAATATCCAGATCGAAAACGCCATCTACCATTCCGCCGAGACGGGCAGCATGGTATCGCTTGGGCCGAAATAG